From one bacterium genomic stretch:
- a CDS encoding 30S ribosomal protein S21 yields MPGIKLKENESFEIALKRFKKQCEKAGLMYELRKREHYEKPSVRRKKKALAARKRALKKLRTQN; encoded by the coding sequence CTGCCTGGTATCAAACTAAAAGAGAACGAGTCCTTCGAGATCGCGCTCAAGCGCTTCAAGAAGCAGTGTGAAAAGGCGGGTCTGATGTATGAGCTTCGCAAGCGCGAGCACTATGAGAAGCCCAGCGTCCGCCGCAAGAAGAAGGCGCTGGCCGCACGAAAGCGGGCATTGAAGAAGCTGCGAACACAGAACTGA
- a CDS encoding DNA primase: protein MRERADIVSMVGRYVTLKKQGPRHWGLCPFHDEKTPSFQVHEDKQIFYCFGCGAGGDVFAFRIRHDGLDFPDAVRLLAREYGVTVPETGGGSESRSTELYQANEIASGFFRDMLRGPDGAAARRYLEERGVPEDLIERFAIGLAPARWDGLVSKLNRNDPMLRAAEQVGLIGKRQTGDGHYDRFRGRIVFPITEPGGNTLGFGGRLLGDGDGPKYLNSPESPVYHKSRVLFGLPLALDAIREAGRVVVVEGYFDLIALHRAGIRNGVAPCGTALGRDHARRIRRYTNEVVLLFDGDEAGQKAAERCLGSLLSEGLRVRAAFLPTGEDPDTLLVNKGAAALRDCVEAARPLLDHLIEHALEGVAHHAWDTADATRKVEAYLHAVADPVERAHYIRQFSSYLELSPDVVQKSVRSAATTAGRGNRLQSEAASTQSSRNLRPLRVGQTTKLILGALGAFPHLLSLLEDLEPGWLPDEQDRFLLEQLATALREHGQTGIAQLLSPVGDALSEELKATLSRIIAEQPLADSKTAERTVKDCVARLGIQALDRRSHELTALLQTCTDERELDAMLEEKQETVARKHRLASELLTQPLSSKTLPSKHPPNKQVPQL from the coding sequence GTGCGCGAGCGAGCTGACATCGTTTCGATGGTCGGTCGCTACGTGACCTTAAAGAAGCAGGGTCCCCGACACTGGGGCCTCTGTCCCTTCCACGACGAAAAGACTCCGTCCTTCCAGGTCCACGAAGACAAGCAGATTTTCTACTGCTTCGGATGCGGCGCCGGTGGGGACGTCTTCGCGTTTCGCATTCGCCACGACGGTCTCGATTTTCCAGATGCAGTTCGCCTGCTCGCCCGCGAATACGGTGTGACCGTACCCGAGACTGGCGGCGGTTCGGAGAGCCGCTCGACCGAGCTTTATCAAGCGAATGAGATCGCGTCGGGTTTCTTCCGCGACATGCTTCGAGGTCCCGACGGTGCTGCGGCTCGCCGCTATCTGGAAGAGCGCGGTGTGCCCGAAGATCTGATCGAGCGTTTTGCGATCGGGCTTGCACCCGCTCGCTGGGATGGTCTGGTTTCGAAACTCAACCGAAACGACCCGATGCTGAGGGCCGCCGAGCAGGTCGGTCTGATCGGAAAGCGCCAGACGGGGGACGGTCACTACGATCGTTTCCGAGGGCGTATCGTATTTCCAATCACCGAGCCGGGCGGCAATACGCTGGGTTTTGGCGGCCGGCTTCTGGGCGACGGTGACGGTCCCAAGTACTTGAACTCGCCCGAGAGTCCGGTCTACCACAAGAGTCGTGTGCTCTTCGGTCTTCCTCTCGCACTCGACGCGATCCGTGAAGCGGGTCGAGTCGTCGTCGTTGAGGGCTACTTCGATCTGATCGCTTTGCACCGTGCCGGTATCCGCAACGGCGTGGCGCCCTGCGGTACTGCGCTGGGTCGGGATCATGCCAGGCGGATTCGCCGCTACACGAACGAAGTCGTCTTGTTGTTTGACGGCGACGAAGCCGGACAGAAAGCGGCGGAACGTTGCCTAGGCTCCTTGCTCAGTGAAGGTCTGCGCGTGCGCGCAGCTTTCCTGCCGACGGGTGAGGATCCCGACACTCTGCTCGTGAACAAAGGTGCGGCCGCCTTGCGCGATTGTGTGGAGGCTGCCAGACCTCTACTCGATCACCTGATCGAGCATGCGCTCGAAGGCGTTGCGCACCACGCCTGGGACACGGCCGACGCGACGCGCAAGGTCGAAGCATATCTGCATGCAGTTGCCGATCCGGTTGAGCGTGCCCACTACATCCGTCAGTTCTCGAGCTATCTCGAACTGAGCCCGGACGTCGTCCAGAAAAGCGTCAGAAGTGCAGCGACTACTGCTGGAAGAGGCAACCGACTCCAATCAGAAGCAGCTTCGACGCAATCTTCGCGCAATTTGCGACCCCTACGGGTCGGTCAGACCACTAAATTGATACTGGGTGCCCTGGGTGCGTTCCCGCATCTGTTGTCCTTGTTGGAAGATCTCGAACCCGGCTGGTTGCCGGATGAGCAAGATCGATTCCTGCTGGAACAGCTTGCGACCGCGTTGCGGGAACACGGCCAGACCGGAATAGCGCAGTTGCTATCACCGGTCGGGGATGCACTCAGTGAAGAGCTGAAGGCGACGTTGTCGCGGATCATTGCCGAGCAGCCGCTCGCGGATTCCAAGACGGCCGAGCGCACGGTCAAGGACTGTGTGGCCCGGCTGGGAATTCAAGCGCTGGACAGGCGATCCCACGAGCTGACGGCTCTGCTGCAAACCTGCACGGACGAGCGAGAGCTCGACGCGATGCTGGAGGAAAAGCAAGAAACAGTGGCCCGGAAGCACAGGCTTGCGAGTGAGTTGTTGACTCAGCCGCTCTCGAGCAAGACGCTTCCGAGCAAGCATCCTCCGAACAAGCAGGTTCCGCAGCTCTGA